The genomic segment CTCTTTGAAATTTTTCTTAAATTTATTCAAAAAAAATACTTGCGTTGCCTACTCTATTCCATATTATATTCCACCACTTCCCTATCATATCCCACACCTACAGATAGTTACATTGACTTTGCTACTTTATAAATGGTTACTTAGTTATTTACTATAGTCACACATTATCAAAATATATATTGAACGAAAAAAAAATGAAAAGGCCAAGGAAAAAAATAATATGGGAATGTTGTAGGCTGGTGGTGCCCAGAGGCGGAATCGAACCACCGACACAAGGATTTTCAGTCCTTTGCTCTACCGACTGAGCTACCTGGGCAAGTTAAACATGCCAGTATTAAATATTTCTGGCGACCCCTACGGGATTCGAACCCGTATTGCCACCGTGAAAGGGTGGAGTCCTAAACCGTTAGACGAAGGGGTCTAAGTAGGGAAGACTACATATAAATCTCAAAAAATTCAAATAGTTTTTTTAAAAAAATTGATATTCTTGTTATTTTTATTTTTTAGTCACATTTTGTTGATGTTTAAATCTTTATCTAAAATGATTAAAAATCTTTATTTTGAACAGATAACATATTGACATATAGCTGATAAAACCAACCATCATCTCAAAAATCAATAATAAAAACTTGCTCTCTAGATTAACAATATTTTCATATATATACATGGAAGATATCATGACCATTGATGCAAAAAAATATTTTATTATTTCAGGTATAATAAATTTTTGAAGCTTAAATTGTAAAATTCTATGAGCAAAAAATACTAAAATTATAATATTTACCCAACCCGATACAACATTTGCAATTGCAACACCTAAGTATTGCAACTGACTCATTAATGTAATACTTATTATAATGTTGATTAACATGCAGGTGATAGATATTACTACCGGTACTTTTGTGTTAAATTTGGCATAAAATTTTGTTTGGAATAATTTAATCAATATAAATGCCGGCAAACCAAATATTAATATTTTTAAAGTTTCTGACGTGTGAATAGTGCTATCATTTGTAAATTCTCCCCTTTCAAATAAAGTATAAATAACATTTTTTGATAGAAAAAATAATGCTATAGTGGCAGGAATTGTAAACATCATAACAAGATTTATTGCATTATTTTGCAAGCTATTTGTAGCATCCTCATCACCTTTAGATTTAATTTTTTTTGTAAGCATCGGTAGCATTACAGTTCCAATCGCTGTACCAATTAGCGCAAGTGGCAATTGCACAATTCTATCTGCGTAATATAAATATGACAACCCTCCAGGGAAAAACGAAAGTATTATCATGCTAAACCAGGTGTTAATATGGGTTATTCCAGATGATATAATAATTGGAACTATATTTTTTAAAATTTTTGTGATTTTTTTATTAACTTCTATTTTAAAAAATTTTAATTTGCACCCGTACTTAAACAGAAAAAACACCATCCATAATAGTTCTAATACACCACCTATTAAAGTAGCAATTGAAATGCTGTGTGCACTTGTTTCAAATACATCTAGAGTTATCAATAAAGCAATAATTACAATATTTAAGATTACTGGTGCAATTGCAAATGGGAAAAATTTGTTAAAGCTGTTAAGTATTCCACCATAAAATGCTGCTAAAGAAATGCAAAATAAATATGGGAACGTTATTCTTCCGAACAGCACTGCCAAATTATATATTTGAACATTATCCCTGAAACCTGGAGTTGAATACCAAATTACCTGAGGCATAAACACAATGACTACCAAACAAAATATTGCTAGTGCAATTATCAATAATAAATGTACTTTAGATGCAAATTCTAAAGCTTTTTGCCTTCCATGATTTTTTAATTCTTTTGAAAATTCAGGGACAAAAACTAAATTAAGGGCACCTTCAGCAAATATATTTCTGAACATATTAGCAAGCCTAAAAGCTGCTATAAAAGCATCATTAAGCAAACCTGTGCCAAGCTTTGCAGCAATAACAATATCCCTAACATAACCAAATATTCTAGAAATTAATGTGCATAAGCTTACAACAAACGTTGATCTAATTAATTTACTCACTTTTTCAAACGATTGATTTTACTATTTCATCGTGTATTTTTTGAATTTTTAACTTTTCCTTACCCTCAACCAATACCCTAATCAGCGCTTCTGTTCCAGATTTTCTAACAACTATTTTTAAATCTGGATTGTTAACAATGATATTATTTATATCATTGTTAACAGAAACTTTTAATAAAGGATTTTTATCGTCAAACCTTATATTTGATTTAATTTGTGGGTTGAGCTTAAAAATTTTTACCAAATCGCTTAATTTTTCCCCACTCTCAACTAATATAGCAAGTATTTGAAGAGCAGACACAATTCCATCACCTGTACTTGAGTAATCTGAAAAAATTATATGCCCAGACTCTTCTCCGCCAAAATTTAAGTTATTTTTAACCATCAGTTCATGCACCTTTATATCACCTACTTCAGAATAAATGGTTTTTATTCCTATATTTTTTAAATATTCTTCTAGTGCTAAATTTGAAACTTTAGTGACCACAATAGAGTCACCCTTCAATTTGCGATGAACTTTAAGATGAGTTGCGATCATAGCTATTATATATTCACCTGGAATTATCTGTCCTTTTTCGTCACAAATTACAATTCTGTCTGCATCTCCATCCAATGCTATACCAATATCTGACTTACTTTCAAACACTTTCTCGCATAAATTTTTTGGATACATTGAGCCACAATTATCATTTATATTAAACCCATTAGGTTCACAAGAGAGCTTTGTTACTTCAGCTCCTAATTCCCATAATATAGTTGGTGCTAACTTATATGCACTGCCATTTGCGCAATCAAGAACAATTTTAACACCCGATAGCGTGAAATTCTTTGGAAAAGACCTCTTTACAAATTCAATATACCTACCAGGTGCATCATCTAGTCTTTTGGCTCTGCCCAATTTCGATGGTTCAGCAAGGCCCTCATTCAATTTTTCACTAAATATTAATTCTTCAATTTTTTGCCTGGAAATTATATCGAGTTTATGACCATCTTTATTAAACAGTTTAACTCCATTATCGTGATATGGATTATGTGATGCTGTAATCATGATTCCAAAATCAGCTCTTAGTGACTTTATTAAAATAGGTACAGATGGCGTAGGCATTGGACCGACCAAAATAACATCCGCCCCTGTTGATATTACTCCAGCTGTTAAAGCAGGTTCTATCATATAGCCTGATAGCCTAGTATCTTTTGCTATCACGACCCTTCTTTTTGAATTCTTAGCTCCTATAGAAACTCCAATTGCTGTACCTATTTTTAAAGCAATATCTGCCGTAATTGGAAATTTATTAACTAACCCTCTAATTCCATCGGTTCCAAAAATTGACGACATATTTTTAATTATTTATTTTTTTGATTTTGATACATTGAACCTAAATAGCATCACATCACCATCATTCACAAAATAATCTCTTCCCTCTTGCCTTAATTTACCTACTTCTCTCGCCCCATGCTCTCCATTATACTTGATGTAATCATCATAAGATATTGTTTCTGCACAAATAAATCCAGTTTCAAAATCTGTATGAATTATTCCAGCCGCCTTTTGTGCAGTAGTACCTCTCTTAAAAGTCCAAGCTCTAGTCTCTTGTGGTCCTACAGTAAAATATGTATTCAGATTGAGAATTTTATAGCCTGCTTTAACTACTCTGTTTAACCCACTTTCATCAAGTCCCAATTCATTTAAAAATTCTTTTTTCTCAGCATCATCATTAAGGTTAGAAATTTCTTCCTCAATTTTTGCTGATATATTGATACTAACAGCATTTTGCTTTATAGCTTTTTGCTCAACAAGTTTTGAAAATTCATTACCGTTTAAAACACAATCTTCTTCAACATTACATATATAGAAAAATGGTTTAGAAGTTAATAAATTTAGAGTTTTAACCTTTTCCTCATTGCTTTCATTCATAAACATCCTTGCAGGATTTCCTGAATCAAGAATCGGGAGCATCTGGTTGATTAATGATACAATCTCAGCTAGGGATTTATCTTGTTTTGCTTTTTTCTCAATTGTTTTTAGTTGTCTATTGAGGCTCTCTATATCAGCTAAAATTAATTCTGTTTCTATAATTTCAGTATCCCTAATTGGATCCACATTACCTTCAACATGCGTAATATCATCATCATAAAAACATCTTACCATATATACTATGGAATCAACGTTTCTAATATGGGCTAGAAATTTATTACCCAGCCCCTCTCCTTTACTCGCTCCTTTAACAATTCCCGCAATATCTACAAATTCCATTTGCGTAGATATTATTTTTTTAGATCCTGCAATATCGGAAAGCTTTTTTAATCTTTCATCAGGTACCAAAACTAACCCATTATTTGGCTCAATAGTACAGAACGGATAATTGGCTGCACTCGCTTGCTGACTGCTAGTTAAAGCATTAAATAAAGTAGATTTACCAACATTTGGCAATCCAACAATTCCGCATTTAAATCCCATTCACTTATCTTAAATGCCACTTCCTAAGAAGCTCTTGAATTTGACCATCTGCATTCAGATCTTCTATACTTTTATTTATTTCATTCACAAAGCTAGAACCTTTTTTAACTCCAATAGCATAGCTATTTTCTTCTTCATCAATATACACATTATCCTCTACAGATTCAGACTTAAGCTCTGGCATATTTTTGATAAAATTTGGTGCCTGCGCGTCCTCTACTATTAAAGCATTAATCTCTCCAAGTTTGAGCTTTTCAAGCAAAAGGAAATTTGAACCCAAAGAAACAATTTCAAGAGATTTATCAGAAGATTCATTATAATTGTTAACAAAACTCTCCATTG from the Candidatus Bandiella numerosa genome contains:
- the ychF gene encoding redox-regulated ATPase YchF codes for the protein MGFKCGIVGLPNVGKSTLFNALTSSQQASAANYPFCTIEPNNGLVLVPDERLKKLSDIAGSKKIISTQMEFVDIAGIVKGASKGEGLGNKFLAHIRNVDSIVYMVRCFYDDDITHVEGNVDPIRDTEIIETELILADIESLNRQLKTIEKKAKQDKSLAEIVSLINQMLPILDSGNPARMFMNESNEEKVKTLNLLTSKPFFYICNVEEDCVLNGNEFSKLVEQKAIKQNAVSINISAKIEEEISNLNDDAEKKEFLNELGLDESGLNRVVKAGYKILNLNTYFTVGPQETRAWTFKRGTTAQKAAGIIHTDFETGFICAETISYDDYIKYNGEHGAREVGKLRQEGRDYFVNDGDVMLFRFNVSKSKK
- the murJ gene encoding murein biosynthesis integral membrane protein MurJ, producing the protein MSKLIRSTFVVSLCTLISRIFGYVRDIVIAAKLGTGLLNDAFIAAFRLANMFRNIFAEGALNLVFVPEFSKELKNHGRQKALEFASKVHLLLIIALAIFCLVVIVFMPQVIWYSTPGFRDNVQIYNLAVLFGRITFPYLFCISLAAFYGGILNSFNKFFPFAIAPVILNIVIIALLITLDVFETSAHSISIATLIGGVLELLWMVFFLFKYGCKLKFFKIEVNKKITKILKNIVPIIISSGITHINTWFSMIILSFFPGGLSYLYYADRIVQLPLALIGTAIGTVMLPMLTKKIKSKGDEDATNSLQNNAINLVMMFTIPATIALFFLSKNVIYTLFERGEFTNDSTIHTSETLKILIFGLPAFILIKLFQTKFYAKFNTKVPVVISITCMLINIIISITLMSQLQYLGVAIANVVSGWVNIIILVFFAHRILQFKLQKFIIPEIIKYFFASMVMISSMYIYENIVNLESKFLLLIFEMMVGFISYMSICYLFKIKIFNHFR
- the glmM gene encoding phosphoglucosamine mutase yields the protein MSSIFGTDGIRGLVNKFPITADIALKIGTAIGVSIGAKNSKRRVVIAKDTRLSGYMIEPALTAGVISTGADVILVGPMPTPSVPILIKSLRADFGIMITASHNPYHDNGVKLFNKDGHKLDIISRQKIEELIFSEKLNEGLAEPSKLGRAKRLDDAPGRYIEFVKRSFPKNFTLSGVKIVLDCANGSAYKLAPTILWELGAEVTKLSCEPNGFNINDNCGSMYPKNLCEKVFESKSDIGIALDGDADRIVICDEKGQIIPGEYIIAMIATHLKVHRKLKGDSIVVTKVSNLALEEYLKNIGIKTIYSEVGDIKVHELMVKNNLNFGGEESGHIIFSDYSSTGDGIVSALQILAILVESGEKLSDLVKIFKLNPQIKSNIRFDDKNPLLKVSVNNDINNIIVNNPDLKIVVRKSGTEALIRVLVEGKEKLKIQKIHDEIVKSIV